The proteins below come from a single Aegilops tauschii subsp. strangulata cultivar AL8/78 chromosome 6, Aet v6.0, whole genome shotgun sequence genomic window:
- the LOC109758873 gene encoding (+)-neomenthol dehydrogenase has product MDCSSSKETPPHKAWWTGETVAVVTGANRGIGHALAARLAEHGLSVVLTARDEARGAAAAAELRARGLPSVRFRRLDVTDPASVAAFASWIRDHVGGLDILVNNAGVSFNEIDTNSVEHAETVLKTNFYGAKMLIEALLPLFRRSSGTSRILNLSSQLGLLNKVRDPSLRIMLLDEGRLTEQEVEAMASRFLAQVKDGTWQDHGWPAVWTDYAVSKLALNAYSRLLAARLRGAVAVNCFCPGFTRTDMTRGWGKRTAEEAGRVAAGLALLPPADLPTGKFFKWSTPQLYSKL; this is encoded by the exons ATGGACTGCTCGAGTTCCAAAGAGACCCCACCGCACAA GGCGTGGTGGACCGGCGAGACGGTGGCGGTGGTGACGGGGGCCAACCGTGGCATTGGGCACGCGCTGGCCGCGCGCCTGGCGGAGCACGGGCTATCCGTGGTGCTCACGGCGCGGGACGAGGCGCGCGGGGCGGCCGCCGCCGCGGAGCTCCGCGCCAGGGGTCTCCCGTCCGTGCGGTTCCGCCGCCTCGACGTCACCGACCCCGCCTCTGTCGCCGCCTTCGCCTCCTGGATCCGCGACCACGTCGGCGGCCTCGACATTCTG GTGAACAATGCCGGGGTATCGTTCAACGAGATCGATACCAACTCGGTGGAGCATGCTGAGACAGTCCTAAAGACGAACTTCTATGGAGCCAAGATGCTCATCGAGGCGCTCCTGCCCCTTTTCCGTCGATCCTCTGGGACCAGCCGGATCCTGAACCTCAGCTCCCAGCTTGGCCTTCTCAAT AAGGTGAGGGAcccgtcgttgaggatcatgctGCTGGACGAGGGCAGGCTGACGGAGCAGGAGGTCGAGGCCATGGCGTCGCGGTTCCTGGCGCAGGTGAAGGACGGGACGTGGCAGGACCACGGGTGGCCGGCCGTGTGGACGGACTACGCGGTCTCCAAGCTGGCCCTCaacgcctactcccgcctcctcgccgcgcgGCTGCGGGGGGCCGTAGCTGTCAACTGCTTCTGCCCCGGGTTCACGCGGACAGACATGACGCGGGGGTGGGGCAAGCGcaccgccgaggaggccggccGCGTCGCCGCGGGGCTCGCGCTGCTGCCCCCCGCCGACCTCCCCACCGGCAAGTTCTTCAAGTGGTCCACGCCGCAGCTCTACTCCAAGCTCTGA